The Oryza glaberrima chromosome 5, OglaRS2, whole genome shotgun sequence DNA segment ATAGATAGCACCAAATAAATTTAGCATCATATTTCCAAGCAGAAACAAAGAGAAATGAAGTTTCACTTACATCACGCAATCTATTGCGAGGAAGCATGCGCATGACAGCTTTGCGAATTACTTCAGTTGGGTCTTTTTCCATCTGGTCCTTGAGTCTTCTTTCCTTCAAATGGCCAATATACCTATTTGAAAAAACACATAAGACACAATTGTAAATAATAAAACCAAAAGGTATTCAACAGTATTAGCTAGAAACATACAAACCCTGTGTGCCAGTAGTAGATTTTATCGGTCATTTTTCTTCCTGTAACACTGATATCTTTTGCATTAAGCACAACACACATGTCTCCATTTTCCACATGTGGTGCATAAGTTGGCTTATCCTTTCCCTGAAGCACAACAGCTATTTGGGATGCCAACCGTCCAAGGACCTATCGCACAAACAAAGTAGCTTGGTCAAAACATTTTCCATGAACATTTGCTTAACCATTGGAACCAGCAGAAGAATGGTAACCTGGCCCTTTGCGTCAAATACACGCCATCTCAATCCATCTAAATTGATTCTTCTCAAACCTGCAAGTGCTTTCTGCACAGTTCAAATGATAGAACTGTCAGTGCTGGTGCTTCACATGTAGTAGACTAGTGCATTCACGTTCAAAAATTGTATTAATGCAATTCCAAACTAAGGGACCAAAATTATAGGCGTGTAGAAATGGATTCATATCGGATAGCTATTTAGgtatttcaattttaaattcCATTCCTTTCTGAGGGAAACAAGTATATAAAGCTTCCTTCACTCAATGCAATATGAACACAGATAACATGGTTTTATccaataattatataaaaattgcttGCTGCATTAATGAAACAATCAGAGGAACTTGAATTTGCACTATTCCATCAGCATGTCACAGCAGATTATGTATGCCTAATACTTTTGGGGGGTATTATGAGGAATCATTGGTAGGATGAATGCACTAGCAGAATCACAATTCATAGCAAAGGCAAATCAAAATATACGCCTACTAATCCGGGCCTTATGGCCTTTcctctaaataaataaataagtaaataaataaatatatatatatatatatataagcctACTATTGTATAGTTGTATTCGCTCTTCAATACACGATCTTAATACATCAGCACCCCTTTGTTTATTACAAAGTACAACTCTAGAATTTCACAACTCACCAAGTTAGTTAACATCAACGACAGCTGGGAATCACTCTATACTGAACCTAACTGGCTCTACCGTGAACATATGCCAGAAGCCAACAGCTCGTCCACTGAGCGCGGTATCCCACCCGCTAGAATAGACCTCCCGCTGGCCATGCTATATCTAGGATCAATCACTCCTTTCGTTAGTATCCACTGCTAAAGGCAAAGCAGCATACATCTCGCTCTGGTACCTGACGGATTCGACCAGCTGCACTACGAACACTCTCAATTAGCAGACACCCAAACAGACCCCCGTCTCAGCGATCACTCACTTCCCCTGCGGCTACACCAACACCAACACCCACCTGTGAATGAGAGCTCACGTCCACGAGGAGAACCTGATGGGTGACGGCTCCCCAGTCCCTAAAACATCACACATCCCTCCACACCACCCGATGCTTCGCGGAGAGAGCACGCCGGCACAACCTCCTACGCCACCGGGCAACTGCGTTCACGTCGCCGCTGTCAATCCAGGTTACATTAGGTCTCAACGCCAGGCGAAACGTGAGGAAGACAAACGCGGTTCACTCTACGGAGACCTCGATACCATCTATCAGAGAGGAGTTAACTGACCTTGAGGTTGCCGGTGAAGGCCGGCGGCGCCACAGCCATGTCGATCCCCACGGTGGACTGGTGGCCAGATATGAGAGGGgaagaggtggcggcggcggcaatggcgggggAAAGGAGCAATGCATCGTCCGAAGCAAACGAAGGCGTCATGTGCGCTAGCCTCTTGCCTCTGCTCCTAGTGCTTAGTGGGCCCCTCAGACCCATCTCATTATCTATGGGTCTGATTTCGGCCCAAGTTAGGCCTCCGTTAGATTGGTTTCGTTTCTGACGACTCTGgagaaatttgataatttaacagTTTTTTTGGATATCAATTTACTTTAATTAGCACTTATAAGCATGATACGTGTTAATTTACTCTTTCTGGCCCATAGGTTCCACGCATCATGCTTATAAGTGTTAATTAAAGTAAATTGATAtcaaaaaaatgttaaattatcatattTCTCCAGAGTCGTCAGAAACGAAACTAGCCCAATAAAATCAGGCCCATAGATAATGAGATGGACCTGAGGGGCCCACTCAACACTAGGAGCGGAGGCAAGAGGCTCGTGCACACAACGCCTTCGTCTACTTCAGACGATGCATCGCTCCTTTCccctgccgttgccgccgcctctTTCCCACTCGTCTCCAGCCACCAGTCTACCGCGGCTGCTCGACTTGGCTGTGGCGTCGCCGGCCTTCACTAGCAACCTCAAGGTCAGTTACCTACTCTCCAGTCAATGGCATCGAGGTCTCCGTAGAGCGAGTGGTGTCGTTCTCTCACATTTCGGTTGGCGCTGAAACCTAACATAACCTAGATCCATGGCAGCGGCGTGGGCGTGGTGCCCCGTGGAATAGGAGCTTGTGCATGTGTGCTCTCCACAAAGCACCGGGAGGGGTGAGGGATGTGTGGTGTTTTGGGTTTCGGGGGGAGCCATCACCCATGATGTTCTCGTGGGCGTGAGCTTTTGTTCACAGGTGGTGTCCCAGTGTTGGTGTAGCAGCAGCCGGAGTGGGTGATCGCCGAGATGGGGTTTGTTTTGTTGTCTGTTGATTGAGTGTGCATATTGCAGCTGGTTGAATCTGTCAGATACCAGAGCGACATGCGTATTTGTCTTGCCTTTAGGCTCTAGCAGATGAAATGAGAGTCTAATCCTAGAGATAGTATGGCCTGTAGGTGGTCGTTTGTAGCATGGCGTGCAGGAGGTCATTTGTAGTGGGTGGGATACCACGGGCAGCGGACGAGCTGTTGGCTTTTCACAAACGTGTAGTACATCCGTTCATGGTAGAGCCAATTAGGCCAGTTAAGTTCGGTATAGAGAGATTCACAGCAGTCCTTGATGTGGACTAACTTCATGAGTTGTGAAATTCTACAGTTGTAATACCTAATAAACAGTGGCGTGCTGATGGATTAAGATGGCGTATTGGCGATGGAATATAATTATACAATAGTAGATGTATATGCCTTTGCTATGAATTGGGCTTTTGCTAGTGTATTCATCCTGCCAATGATTCCTCATAATACCCCAAAAAATTATAGGGCATACAAAATCTGTAGTGGCATGCTGATTGAATGGTCAAAACTTAAGTTATTCTGATTATTTCATTCAAGCTGCTTATGTGTGTTCATATTGCACTGAGCAAAGTATGCTGTATACATTTGTTTCCCCTTGAAAAGGAATGGAGTCTATAATTGAAATATCTAGATAGCTATCCAATATGAATCCTGTTCTACATCTAGCCTATTGTTTGTCTCTTAGTTTGGAATTACATTAATAAGATTTTTGAGCTTCAACCCACTAAATTTGAAGTACTGGTACTGATAGTGCTATTGTTTGAAGTGAGCAAAAAGTACTTGCAGGCTAGCAAACATGTGAACTAGACTTAAATTTGAGAACTTCCTAAACGCATATCGAAACACTAAAATTTTATCAAGTAGTCAGTTAGGATAGCAAATGTATTGCAGCAACTAGACGACTGAACCATCTAAAATCCAATATCCAGAAACCTCAATCTCTCATGCGTAGGAGTATAACTGATAGAACTAGACAAGCATATGAGATTAGTACTGGTTGTAGCAACTAGATAGTGTTTGTGACAACTAGTGTACTACCACTACTGGGATGTGGCAACCCACCTAAATGGATCTACTGAACAAAACAATCAAGATGGATGGCACGAACTACTGCAAAATGCTACATCAAAGAGAAGAGTGGGAAGCACGATGACCGAAATGGCACAATACATCATCGTTCAAGCAGGAAATCTACATGACGCCATAGATCCCTACAGGATCGAAATGTATCCCAAGAACCCAGCATCATATCCATCACCACAAAGGCAAATAGCCTCGCAGCCGCACTACTAATCACCCACTGAGCTACCACCACATATAACCCCCACGAACCAAACCGCGAGGCAGCGAATCAAGAACGAAACAGCACAGCACGCAGCGACCGATGCGAGCACGGGCCGTAACGAGGTAGAGAGGATGGAGAGTGAGAGGATCTTACCATGTCGCTCGCCTGCTGTGGTTGCTccgctgcggtggcggcggcggcgacggcggaggagcgATGAGAGGAGAGAGGTGGGAGAGAAGAAAGGGTAGGGTTTATAGCGGCGGCGCATCGGGCGGACGGAGGGGCGCGAGAGGTGGATCGAACGGCTGAGATCGGCAAGAGGGGTTGCTCTCCGCGGCTTGATGGGCCTCAGTCTGGGGGGaaagaaaaagtacaccgaaggtccctgaacttgtcatGGAAATATAAAACGTGCTTAAAGCGTAAAAAAGTTCGGTGGTTttaaccccggttttatccgacgtgatGGCTGAGTTAGCGtgagacccacgtgggtcccactgtcaggatgccacgtcacctctcttctctcccttttcctttctctctcacttttccCGGCTCGCCATcaccgggatcccctcccctcgcggcggacgcggacgcggacTGTGGCACGCTCACGCTCTGCTCGCTCGTGGCCCGCTGTCGTGCCGCCTCACCCCGTCCTCGCTCGCCGGACGGTGCCTCGGCGGTGAAGCAGGTCTCAGCCCTGGCATCGGCACGGGAGAGGACAAGCATGAGGGTCTTGTAATGCGGCGCGGCGGGATCGGCAACGGCAGCGGTGATGGAGGAGGAGTCAGCGGCGACCTGGAGGCGTTGACGGCGGAGCACCTGCGCATAGTGACGTAGCAGGTCCGGAGCTCGTCCTGGCGGACGCGGAGCTTCCCAAGGTAGTCGAGGACGGAGACCATGTTCGCTGTAGTTTGAGCATGAATTTGtgctttttgttttttcttttcatgattTGTTCGCTGTAGATGAGCATGGAGCTCTGATTTGCTCGCTGCAGTTTGAGCAGGATCTCTGATTTTCTAATTTGATTTTTCCTTTCCCCGAATATTGATATTGAAGGATTTAGCCTAAAAATTAATATGCCCGGTGACGAACGAGCGGGATTTATGATTTACTTGCATATTGCAATCATATCCAATCTTCTGGACATGCGATGCGAGCGTGACGAGCCGGCGCCGTGGATGAACGCCCCGCTGCCAGCGCGATGCGCGCCCGCGACGTGGAGCCGAGGCGAAGGGAGGAGAGGGCTCCGGCACCGACGAAGTCCGAGACGAGGAGCTCCTCGCTCCTGCTGTAGAAGTAGGCGCGGAGCGGCGCGAGGTTGTcgtggcggagggcggcgagctcggccacACCTCGGCCGACGCGTGCAGCGGCGTGTCCAGGTCGTAGGGCACGTCCGGCACGCCGCCGACAAACACCAGCTTCTTGGCGCCGCTCGCCATCGTCTGCAGAGACGAGCACGACTGCGACCACTTCACTTCGATCTTGTCTGTCCTCGCCACCGTGACCGACACCGGGGACgcgtcctcgtcgacgtcggcggcgactaCGATGGCGGCGAAGTGTTTGTACATGGGCTTAGAGGGCCACCGCAGAGTCCGGTCCCACTGAAGGCGTTCGCT contains these protein-coding regions:
- the LOC127774409 gene encoding uncharacterized protein LOC127774409, with product MKALAGLRRINLDGLRWRVFDAKGQVLGRLASQIAVVLQGKDKPTYAPHVENGDMCVVLNAKDISVTGRKMTDKIYYWHTGYIGHLKERRLKDQMEKDPTEVIRKAVMRMLPRNRLRDDRDRKLRIFSGNEHPFHDRPLEPFMMPRRQVREMRPRARRALLRAQKKEQDRAAAASTKDEENAKNAKSEITA